The Phocoena sinus isolate mPhoSin1 chromosome 17, mPhoSin1.pri, whole genome shotgun sequence genome contains a region encoding:
- the OPLAH gene encoding 5-oxoprolinase isoform X5 produces the protein MGSPEGRFHFAIDRGGTFTDVFAQCPGGHVRVLKLLSEDPANYVDAPTEGIRRILEQEGGMLLPRDRPLDTSRIASIRMGTTVATNALLERRGERVALLVTRGFRDLLHVGTQAREDLFDLAVPMPEMLYEEVLEVDERVVLYRGEPGAGMPVKGRTGDLLEVQQPVDLGGLRGKLEELLSRGIRSLAVVLMHSYTWAQHEQQVGALAHELGFTHVSLSSEAMPMVRIVPRGHTACADAYLTPTIQRYVQGFRRGFQGQLKDVQVLFMRSDGGLAPMDSFSGSRAVLSGPAGGVVGYAATTYRVEGGHPVIGFDMGGTSTDVSRYAGEFEHVFEASTAGVTLQAPQLDINTVAAGGGSRLFFRSGLFVVGPESAGAHPGPACYRKGKSWHVLCQSPSHTAPAQRPLQPTPTARSRRSPPAPHRAHLPGGPVTVTDANLVLGRLLPASFPRIFGPGEDQPLSPEASRKALEAVATEVNSFLTNGPCPASPLSLEEVAMGFVRVANEAMCRPIRALTQARGHDPSAHVLACFGGAGGQHACAIARALGMDTVHIHRHSGLLSALGLALADVVHEAQEPCSLPYAPETFVQLDQRLSRLEEQCVDALRAQGFPRAQISTESFLHLRYQGTDCALMVSAHQHPATAHSPRAGDFGAGFVERYMREFGFIIPERPVVVDDVRVRGTGRSGLRLEYVPKAQSGPPRVDKTTRCYFEGGYQETPVYLLGELGAGHKLQGPCLLIDSNSTILVEPACQAEVTETGDIRISVGAEAPGTVGAQLDPIHLSIFSHRFMSIAEQMGRILQRTAISTNIKERLDFSCALFGPDGGLVSNAPHIPVHLGAMQETVQFQIQHLGADLHPGDVLLSNHPCAGGSHLPDLTVITPVFWPGQTRPVFYVASRGHHADIGGITPGSMPPHSTTLQQEGAVFLSFRLVQAGVFQEEAVTEALRAPGKIPGCSGTRNLHDNLSDLRAQVAANQKGIQLVGELIGQYGLDVVQAYMGHIQANAELAVRDMLRAFGTSRQARGLPLEVSAEDHMDDGSPIRLRVQINVSEGSAVFDFSGTGPEVFGNLNAPRAITLSALIYCLRCLVGRDIPLNQGCLAPVRVVIPKGSILDPSPEAAVVGGNVLTSQRVVDVILGAFGACAASQGCMNNVTLGNTHMGYYETVAGGAGAGPGWHGRSGVHSHMTNTRITDPEILESRYPVILRRFELRLGSGGRGRFRGGDGVIRELLFREEALLSVLTERRAFQPYGLMGGEPGTRGLNLLIRKDGRTVNLGGKTSVLVSPGDVFCLHTPGGGGLWGPRGPRPLCRRRSCSP, from the exons ATGGGCAGCCCGGAGGGGCGCTTCCACTTTGCCATTGACCGCGGAGGCACCTTCACAGATGTCTTTGCCCAGTGCCCAGGGGGGCACGTGAGGGTCTTAAAGCTGCTCTCAGAAGACCCTGCCAACTATGTGGATGCCCCCACCGAGGGCATCCGCCGCATCCTGGAGCAG GAGGGGGGCATGCTGTTGCCGCGGGACCGGCCGCTGGATACCAGTCGCATCGCCAGCATCCGCATGGGCACCACGGTAGCTACCAACGCGCTGCTGGAACGGCGCGGGGAGCGGGTGGCACTGCTGGTGACTCGCGGCTTCCGAGACCTGCTGCATGTGGGCACCCAGGCCCGTGAAGACCTCTTTGACCTG GCCGTGCCCATGCCCGAGATGCTGTACGAGGAGGTGCTGGAAGTGGACGAGCGTGTGGTGCTGTATCGAGGGGAGCCAGGTGCTGGGATGCCTGTGAAAG GCCGCACAGGGGACCTGCTGGAGGTGCAGCAGCCTGTGGACCTGGGGGGCCTGCGAGGGAAGCTGGAGGAGCTCCTGTCTCGAGGCATCCGCAGCCTGGCCGTGGTGCTCATGCACTCATACAC GTGGGCCCAGCACGAGCAGCAGGTGGGCGCCCTGGCCCACGAGCTGGGCTTCACACACGTGTCACTGTCCTCGGAGGCCATGCCCATGGTGCGTATCGTGCCCCGGGGGCACACTGCCTGCGCTGACGCCTACCTCACACCCACCATCCAGCGCTACGTGCAGGGCTTCCGCCGTGGCTTCCAGGGTCAGCTCAAG GACGTGCAGGTGCTGTTCATGCGCTCCGATGGTGGCCTGGCGCCCATGGACTCCTTCAGTGGCTCCCGCGCTGTGCTCTCGGGCCCTGCTGGGGGCGTGGTTGGTTACGCAGCCACCACCTACCGGGTGGAGGGTGGCCATCCTGTCATCGGCTTTGACATGGGAG GCACGTCTACCGACGTGAGCCGCTATGCTGGCGAATTTGAACACGTCTTCGAGGCCAGCACAGCTGGTGTCACCCTCCAGGCCCCCCAGCTGGACATCAACACTGTGGCAGCTGGTGGGGGCTCCCGCCTCTTCTTCAG GTCAGGCCTCTTCGTGGTGGGGCCAGAGTCTGCAGGAGCCCACCCTGGCCCCGCCTGCTACCGCAAAGGTAAGAGCTGGCATGTGCTCTGCCAGTCCCCTTCCCACACAGCCCCGGCCCAGCGACCCCTCCAGCCCACCCCCACTGCCCGCTCCCGGCGCTCACCTCCAGCCCCACACCGTGCACACCTCCCAGGAGGCCCCGTGACCGTGACGGATGCTAATCTGGTCCTGGGTCGCCTGCTGCCTGCCTCCTTTCCCCGCATTTTTGGGCCGGGAGAGGACCAGCCACTGTCCCCGGAGGCGTCCCGAAAGGCCCTGGAGGCTGTAGCCACTGAGGTCAACAGCTTCCTGACCAACGGGCCTTGTCCGGCCTCCCCACTgagcctggaggaggtggccaTGGGGTTTGTGCGTGTGGCCAACGAGGCCATGTGCCGGCCCATCCGTGCGCTCACGCAG GCACGAGGCCACGACCCCTCGGCCCACGTGCTGGCTTGCTTTGGGGGAGCTGGTGGGCAGCATGCTTGCGCCATCGCCCGGGCCCTGGGCATGGACACCGTGCACATTCACAG GCATAGCGGGCTGCTGTCAGCACTGGGCCTGGCCCTGGCAGACGTGGTACACGAGGCACAGgagccctgctccctgccctaTGCTCCTGAGACCTTTGTGCAGCTGGACCAGAGGCTGAGCCGCCTGGAGGAGCAGTGCGTGGATGCCTTGCGGGCCCAGGGCTTCCCCAG GGCTCAGATCAGCACCGAGAGCTTCCTGCACCTGCGCTACCAGGGCACGGACTGCGCCCTGATGGTGTCCGCCCACCAGCACCCGGCCACTGCCCACTCACCCCGAGCCGGCGACTTTGGGGCAGGCTTCGTCGAGAG GTACATGAGGGAGTTTGGCTTCATCATCCCTGAGCGGCCAGTGGTGGTGGACGACGTGCGGGTGAGGGGCACTGGCCGCAGTGGCCTTCGCCTCGAGTACGTCCCGAAAGCCCAGAGTGGGCCTCCCCGGGTAGACAAG ACGACCCGTTGCTACTTCGAGGGGGGCTACCAGGAGACCCCCGTGTACCTGTTGGGCGAGCTGGGCGCCGGGCACAAGCTGCAGGGGCCCTGCCTCCTCATTGACAGCAACAG TACCATCCTGGTGGAGCCAGCCTGCCAGGCGGAGGTGACTGAGACTGGGGACATCCGCATCTCCGTGGGGGCTGAGGCCCCCGGCACGGTGGGTGCCCAGCTCGACCCCATCCACCTGTCCATCTTCTCCCATCGCTTCATGAGCATTGCTG AGCAGATGGGCCGCATCCTGCAGCGCACGGCCATCTCCACCAACATCAAGGAGCGCCTGGACTTCTCCTGCGCCCTCTTTGGACCCGACGGGGGGTTGGTCTCCAACGCCCCTCACATCCCTGTGCACCTGGGTGCCATGCAGGAGACGGTGCAGTTCCAG ATCCAGCACTTGGGGGCTGACCTCCATCCCGGCGACGTGCTACTGAGCAACCACCCCTGCGCGGGGGGCAGCCACCTGCCAGACCTGACCGTCATCACACCG GTGTTTTGGCCGGGTCAGACGCGGCCTGTGTTCTACGTGGCCAGCCGTGGGCACCACGCGGACATTGGGGGCATCACACCGGGCTCCATGCCCCCCCACTCCACCACCCTGCAGCAGGAGGGCGCCGTCTTTCTGTCCTTCAGACTCGTCCAGGCGGGTGTCTTCCAGGAGGAGG CGGTAACTGAAGCCCTGCGGGCACCAGGCAAGATTCCAGGCTGCAGCGGAACACGGAACCTGCACGACAACCTGTCAGATCTGCGTGCCCAGGTGGCAGCCAACCAGAAGGGCATCCAGCTGGTGGGCGAGCTCATTGGGCAGTACGGCCTGGATGTGGTGCAGGCCTACATGGGCCACATTCAG GCGAACGCTGAGCTAGCTGTGCGAGACATGCTTCGGGCCTTTGGAACCTCCCGGCAGGCCCGGGGCCTGCCCCTGGAGGTGTCTGCAGAGGACCACATGGACGACGGTTCTCCCATCCGACTCCGAGTGCAGATCAACGTGAGTGAG GGTAGCGCGGTGTTTGATTTCAGCGGCACGGGGCCCGAGGTGTTCGGCAACCTCAACGCGCCTCGGGCCATCACACTGTCTGCGCTCATCTACTGCCTTCGCTGTCTGGTCGGGCGCGACATCCCACTCAACCAG GGCTGCCTGGCACCGGTGCGTGTTGTGATTCCTAAGGGCTCCATCCTGGACCCATCCCCAGAGGCGGCGGTGGTGGGCGGCAACGTGCTTACGTCGCAGCGGGTGGTGGACGTCATCCTGGGGGCCTTCGGGGCCTGCGCTGCTTCCCAG GGCTGCATGAAcaacgtgaccttgggcaacacCCACATGGGCTACTACGAGACGGTGGCGGGCGGCGCGGGCGCGGGCCCCGGCTGGCATGGGCGCAGCGGTGTGCACAGCCACATGACCAACACACGGATCACCGACCCCGAGATCCTGGAGAGCAG GTACCCAGTTATCCTGCGCCGCTTTGAACTGAGACTGGGGTCTGGGGGGCGCGGCCGCTTCCGGGGCGGCGATGGTGTTATCCGCGAGCTGCTTTTTCGTGAGGAGGCGCTTCTGTCAGTGCTGACCGAGCGCCGCGCCTTCCAGCCTTACGGCCTTATGG GGGGTGAGCCCGGAACCCGTGGCCTAAACCTACTGATCCGGAAGGACGGCCGGACAGTAAATCTGGGTGGGAAGACCTCGGTGCTTGTGTCCCCCGGG GATGTGTTCTGTCTCCACACACCAGGCGGCGGGGGGCTATGGGGACCCAGAGGACCCCGCCCCCTCTGCCGGCGTCGCTCCTGCAGCCCCTAG